The Pecten maximus chromosome 12, xPecMax1.1, whole genome shotgun sequence genome includes a region encoding these proteins:
- the LOC117338952 gene encoding piggyBac transposable element-derived protein 4-like — MALQRGQENYSPLQKLGSPYQKILENFERVYTPHQELAIDEGMIPWRGNLHFRVYSPDKPTKYGIKVYMLCDSANGYCSRLELFTGRECRPVPSEYGVTYDLVMRLIQPYLNKGYKLFTDNYFTSPHLYYNLYMYLNATLACGTLRSNRKGVPRMLRETRPIDGNTVTFNNGVLTAVKFADKKDVYLLTTIHEGMLIDTCQMK; from the coding sequence ATGGCTCTTCAGAGGGGGCAGGAGAACTATTCTCCACTACAAAAGCTTGGAAGTCCATATCAGAAGATTCTGGAGAACTTTGAGAGGGTGTATACACCACACCAGGAGTTGGCCATAGATGAGGGCATGATACCTTGGCGAGGGAATTTGCATTTCAGAGTTTATAGTCCAGACAAACCAAcaaaatatggcataaaggtgTACATGTTGTGTGACTCGGCAAATGGATATTGCTCAAGGCTAGAGCTGTTTACTGGGAGGGAGTGTCGACCTGTGCCCTCAGAATATGGAGTGACCTATGATTTGGTGATGCGTCTCATTCAACCCTACTTGAACAAAGGATATAAACTGTTCACTGACAATTATTTCACCAGTCCTCATTTGTACtataacttatacatgtacttgaatgCTACATTAGCATGTGGAACTCTACGCAGTAACAGAAAAGGTGTTCCCAGGATGTTGAGGGAGACTCGTCCAATTGATGGGAATACAGTCACGTTCAACAATGGAGTTTTGACCGCTGTTAAGTTTGCTGACAAGAAGGATGTGTACCTTCTTACAACTATTCATGAAGGTATGTTGATTGACACTTGTCAGAtgaaataa